The following are encoded in a window of Miltoncostaea marina genomic DNA:
- a CDS encoding class I SAM-dependent methyltransferase yields the protein MTTTTFDPVAVKATTREQWQEAADAWHRWGPAIERWLGEATEVMLDMAEVGPGDRVLDVAAGAGGQSLVAARRVGPTGRVLATDISGNILEHAAASARAAGLANVETAVMDGEDLSAVEQASFDAAISRVGLIYFPDQAAALAGIRRALRPGGTVAVIVYGPPERNGFFSMPVGVIRRRAQLPAPLPGQPGPFSLGAPGVVEKALASAGFREVRTRVVPSPVRMASAQECLRFERESFGALHQMLAGLDEAAREAAWDEVGEALAAFEGPEGFVGPCEMIVAAGTR from the coding sequence ATGACGACGACGACGTTCGACCCCGTGGCGGTCAAGGCCACGACCCGCGAGCAGTGGCAGGAGGCGGCCGACGCGTGGCACCGCTGGGGCCCCGCGATCGAGCGGTGGCTCGGCGAGGCGACGGAGGTGATGCTGGACATGGCCGAGGTCGGCCCCGGCGACCGCGTGCTCGACGTCGCCGCCGGGGCGGGCGGCCAGAGCCTGGTGGCCGCGCGCCGCGTGGGGCCCACCGGCCGCGTGCTCGCGACCGACATCTCGGGGAACATCCTCGAGCACGCGGCCGCGTCGGCCCGGGCCGCCGGCCTGGCCAACGTGGAGACCGCGGTGATGGACGGCGAGGACCTCTCCGCGGTGGAGCAGGCCTCGTTCGACGCCGCCATCTCGCGCGTCGGCCTCATCTACTTCCCCGATCAGGCGGCCGCGCTCGCCGGCATCCGCCGGGCGCTCCGGCCGGGCGGCACGGTCGCGGTGATCGTCTACGGACCCCCCGAGCGCAACGGCTTCTTCTCGATGCCGGTCGGCGTCATCCGGCGGCGCGCCCAGCTCCCGGCGCCGCTGCCGGGCCAGCCGGGCCCCTTCAGCCTCGGGGCGCCCGGGGTGGTCGAGAAGGCGCTCGCCTCCGCCGGCTTCCGGGAGGTCCGCACCCGTGTCGTCCCCTCCCCCGTGCGCATGGCCTCGGCGCAGGAGTGCCTGCGGTTCGAGCGGGAGTCGTTCGGCGCCCTCCACCAGATGCTCGCCGGCCTCGACGAGGCCGCGCGCGAGGCCGCCTGGGACGAGGTGGGCGAGGCGCTCGCGGCGTTCGAGGGACCCGAGGGCTTCGTGGGCCCCTGCGAGATGATCGTCGCGGCGGGCACCCGGTAG
- a CDS encoding MMPL family transporter, translated as MTSIAALAARRPWRIIAVALAVFAVALVVGGPLTGNLTSAGFEDPDAEFVAARDALVEATGANPNPGLIAIVDSDGAVRSPEGRAVVARVARTIAADRDVAGVVTAFNGGGDALVSNDGRASYVAVTFGDIGDDAAEDAAGRIEDALAGEPGVSLGGAVMVGKQAGSIIGEDLASAEMLAFPIIFLLSLWVFRGLVAALLPSLMGGLVIFGSFLAIGLFNEAMTLSVYALNLAIGLSLGLAIDYSLLIISRYREELGVHGPGRDALARTMRTAGKSVLFSAVTVAAALAGLMVFPQRFLFSMGIAGVMVATIAAGVALLVLPAVLALLGGRVNALAPRAWRRRSEQAHQAATSGFWYRLSHAVMRRPAIVASVTAIALVVVALPAAGISFTSVDASVLPGSASARQVADRLDTEFPQDRSTPVYLVLAAPPGEATAAELGAYAERLGALPGAAGATPPQQVAGGAWRIDVFPAESGLAESSQRLVREVRAADAPYPALVGGLSASFVDQKDSIAAHLPWAVGLIAITTIVALFLMTGSVLLPLKAVLMNLLTLGATLGILVWVFQDGRLEGLLDYRSAGAIDLTQPILLGAMAFGLSTDYAVFLLSRIKEAHDAGAGTSDAVALGLQRTGRIVTAAALLFAIAIGAFATSRITLIKELGVGTALAVLIDATIIRALLVPSLMALLGRWNWWAPGPLRRLHDRIGLSEHAAGAAPAAPADAGPGRADSAGSTA; from the coding sequence ATGACATCGATCGCCGCCCTCGCCGCACGCCGGCCCTGGCGCATCATCGCGGTGGCGCTCGCGGTGTTCGCCGTGGCGCTCGTCGTGGGCGGGCCGCTGACCGGCAACCTGACCAGCGCGGGCTTCGAGGACCCGGACGCAGAGTTCGTCGCGGCCCGCGACGCGCTCGTGGAGGCCACGGGCGCCAACCCCAACCCGGGCCTGATCGCGATCGTCGATTCCGACGGCGCGGTCCGCTCGCCGGAGGGCCGCGCGGTCGTCGCGCGGGTGGCCCGCACGATCGCCGCCGACCGCGACGTGGCCGGCGTGGTCACCGCGTTCAACGGCGGCGGCGACGCGCTCGTCTCGAACGACGGCCGGGCGTCGTACGTGGCGGTGACCTTCGGCGACATCGGCGACGACGCCGCGGAGGACGCCGCGGGCCGCATCGAGGACGCCCTGGCCGGCGAGCCCGGCGTCTCGCTGGGCGGCGCCGTGATGGTCGGCAAGCAGGCCGGCTCGATCATCGGCGAGGACCTCGCCTCCGCGGAGATGCTCGCCTTCCCGATCATCTTCCTGCTGTCGCTGTGGGTCTTCCGCGGCCTCGTGGCCGCGCTGCTGCCCTCGCTGATGGGCGGCCTGGTCATCTTCGGCTCGTTCCTGGCGATCGGGCTGTTCAACGAGGCGATGACGCTCTCGGTCTACGCGCTCAACCTCGCCATCGGCCTGAGCCTGGGCCTCGCGATCGACTACAGCCTGCTGATCATCTCCCGCTACCGCGAGGAGCTGGGCGTCCACGGCCCCGGCCGCGACGCGCTGGCGCGCACGATGCGCACGGCCGGCAAGAGCGTGCTGTTCAGCGCCGTGACGGTCGCCGCCGCCCTCGCGGGACTGATGGTGTTCCCCCAGCGCTTCCTGTTCTCCATGGGCATCGCGGGCGTCATGGTGGCGACGATCGCGGCCGGGGTGGCGCTGCTCGTCCTGCCGGCCGTGCTCGCCCTGCTCGGCGGCCGGGTCAACGCCCTGGCGCCGCGCGCATGGCGCCGCCGCAGCGAGCAGGCCCACCAGGCCGCCACCTCCGGCTTCTGGTACCGGCTCTCGCACGCCGTCATGCGCCGCCCGGCGATCGTGGCGAGCGTCACCGCGATCGCCCTCGTGGTGGTCGCCCTGCCGGCCGCCGGCATCAGCTTCACCTCGGTCGACGCGAGCGTGCTGCCGGGGAGCGCGAGCGCGCGGCAGGTGGCGGACCGCCTCGACACCGAGTTCCCGCAGGACCGCAGCACGCCGGTCTACCTGGTGCTCGCCGCGCCCCCGGGCGAGGCGACCGCCGCCGAGCTCGGCGCCTACGCCGAGCGCCTCGGCGCGCTGCCGGGCGCGGCCGGCGCGACGCCGCCGCAGCAGGTCGCGGGCGGCGCCTGGCGCATCGACGTCTTCCCGGCCGAGTCGGGCCTCGCCGAGTCGAGCCAGCGCCTCGTGCGCGAGGTCCGCGCGGCGGACGCGCCCTACCCGGCGCTGGTGGGCGGCCTGTCGGCGAGCTTCGTCGACCAGAAGGACAGCATCGCCGCCCACCTGCCGTGGGCGGTCGGGCTCATCGCGATCACGACGATCGTGGCCCTGTTCCTGATGACCGGCTCGGTGCTGCTGCCGCTGAAGGCCGTGCTGATGAACCTGCTGACCCTCGGCGCGACGCTCGGCATCCTGGTGTGGGTGTTCCAGGACGGCCGGCTGGAGGGGCTGCTCGACTACCGCAGCGCGGGCGCGATCGACCTGACGCAGCCGATCCTGCTCGGCGCCATGGCGTTCGGCCTGTCCACCGACTACGCCGTGTTCCTGCTGTCGCGCATCAAGGAGGCCCACGACGCGGGCGCCGGCACGTCCGACGCCGTGGCCCTGGGGCTGCAGCGCACGGGGCGCATCGTCACGGCCGCGGCGCTGCTGTTCGCCATCGCCATCGGCGCGTTCGCCACGTCGCGGATCACGCTCATCAAGGAGCTCGGAGTGGGCACGGCCCTGGCCGTGCTGATCGACGCGACGATCATCCGGGCGCTGCTCGTGCCGTCGCTGATGGCGCTGCTCGGCCGGTGGAACTGGTGGGCGCCCGGGCCGCTGCGCCGCCTGCACGACCGCATCGGCCTGAGCGAGCACGCGGCCGGAGCGGCTCCGGCGGCACCCGCGGACGCGGGGCCGGGGCGGGCCGACTCGGCCGGCTCGACGGCCTAG
- the recO gene encoding DNA repair protein RecO produces the protein MGTYDTEAIVLRSIRYSEADAVLALSTRARGRVSAIAKGARRTSSRLGGRLQPGVRALVTVHEGRGDLGTIRSAAVLDAHAGLWVAGHRLQSAGCVLETVMKVMPEGEPSEEAWNLLVRALGLLARAPAPPGPARLDPLVLGVQAKLLVVSGLLPVLTACARCGAGPPLPAFSAAAGGTVCAACGAGADPVEPAALAAFAGLVGRPLAEAPEAVPPPAAAGVERLVGLVLREHLGVRLRSAAPL, from the coding sequence GTGGGGACGTACGACACCGAGGCCATCGTCCTGCGGAGCATCCGCTACTCCGAGGCCGACGCCGTCCTCGCGCTCTCCACGCGGGCCCGCGGCCGCGTCTCGGCCATCGCCAAGGGCGCCCGCCGCACGAGCTCCCGCCTGGGCGGCCGCCTGCAGCCGGGCGTGCGGGCCCTCGTGACCGTCCACGAGGGGCGTGGGGACCTCGGCACCATCCGCAGCGCCGCCGTCCTCGACGCGCACGCCGGCCTGTGGGTGGCCGGCCACCGGCTGCAGTCGGCCGGCTGCGTCCTCGAGACGGTGATGAAGGTGATGCCGGAGGGCGAGCCCTCCGAGGAGGCATGGAACCTGCTCGTGCGCGCGCTCGGCCTGCTGGCCCGCGCGCCCGCGCCGCCGGGGCCGGCCCGCCTCGACCCCCTCGTGCTCGGCGTGCAGGCCAAGCTCCTGGTCGTCAGCGGCCTGCTCCCCGTGCTGACCGCCTGCGCCCGCTGCGGCGCCGGGCCGCCGCTGCCCGCCTTCTCGGCCGCCGCAGGCGGCACCGTCTGCGCCGCCTGCGGGGCGGGGGCCGACCCGGTCGAGCCCGCCGCCCTCGCGGCCTTCGCCGGCCTCGTCGGGCGCCCCCTGGCCGAGGCGCCCGAGGCCGTCCCGCCCCCGGCCGCCGCGGGCGTGGAGCGCCTCGTCGGCCTCGTGCTGCGCGAGCACCTCGGGGTCCGCCTGCGCTCGGCGGCCCCCCTCTAG
- a CDS encoding glutaredoxin domain-containing protein — protein MNRPTVRVYTSDGCGFCTRAKALLSRKGVEYDEIYIPRTDFSARQALVELTGRYTVPQILIDDRPVGGYDDIKALDDAGELDALLGLAA, from the coding sequence ATGAATCGACCCACAGTCCGCGTGTACACCAGCGACGGGTGCGGCTTCTGCACCCGTGCGAAGGCCCTGCTCTCGCGCAAGGGCGTCGAGTACGACGAGATCTACATCCCCCGCACCGACTTCAGCGCGCGGCAGGCGCTCGTGGAGTTGACCGGCCGCTACACGGTGCCGCAGATCCTGATCGACGACCGCCCCGTCGGCGGCTACGACGACATCAAGGCGCTCGACGACGCCGGGGAGCTGGACGCGCTGCTGGGCCTGGCCGCCTGA
- a CDS encoding ester cyclase codes for MDAEAMKRFAVERVQALFNRGELDRIEEFVTEDFVNHEAWPGEDPGYEGFRLRMRRLHEGISDLHMEIHEVVAGDDLVAYRATLSGRHDGELLGMPPTGREFRVQHMHMLRMRDGRACEHWATRDDLGMLQQLGIIPGPSPA; via the coding sequence ATGGACGCCGAGGCGATGAAGCGGTTCGCGGTGGAGCGGGTCCAGGCGCTCTTCAACCGGGGCGAGCTCGACCGGATCGAGGAGTTCGTGACCGAGGACTTCGTCAACCACGAGGCGTGGCCGGGCGAGGACCCCGGGTACGAGGGCTTCCGGCTGCGGATGCGGCGCCTGCACGAGGGGATCTCCGACTTGCACATGGAGATCCACGAGGTCGTGGCGGGGGACGACCTGGTGGCCTACCGGGCCACCCTCTCGGGCCGCCACGACGGCGAGCTGCTCGGCATGCCGCCCACCGGGCGCGAGTTCCGCGTCCAGCACATGCACATGCTGCGCATGCGCGACGGGCGCGCCTGCGAGCACTGGGCGACGCGGGACGACCTCGGGATGCTCCAGCAGCTCGGGATCATCCCGGGCCCCTCGCCCGCCTGA
- a CDS encoding P1 family peptidase, with protein sequence MSEVEGVAVGHWTDAGAATGCTVVIPPPGTVGAVEVRGGGPATRDVAILESPSSSAAVSALVFSGGSAFGLDVAGGVARWCEERGLGHDTGAARVPIVPTACIYDLGISGNTRRPGADEGYAACEAARPGPHAVGSVGAGAGATCGKLLAQAGWCKGGLGAGARRLHDGATVAALVVVNAWGDVLDERGEVLAGAWQDGRGFVRAADRVIDSPPVHPRLAAGANTTLACVVTDARLTRAEATGVVRMAHTGMARAVSPAHTVLDGDVAFCLATGARAASAFACGVAAAEAVADAIRDAVRSATSLRGVPTGADRRAAGLG encoded by the coding sequence GTGAGCGAGGTCGAGGGCGTGGCGGTGGGCCACTGGACCGACGCCGGGGCCGCCACCGGCTGCACCGTCGTCATCCCGCCGCCCGGCACGGTCGGCGCCGTGGAGGTGCGCGGCGGCGGCCCGGCCACCCGCGACGTGGCCATCCTCGAGTCGCCCTCCTCGTCCGCGGCGGTCTCGGCCCTGGTGTTCTCCGGCGGCAGCGCGTTCGGCCTCGACGTGGCCGGCGGGGTCGCCCGCTGGTGTGAGGAGCGGGGCCTCGGCCACGACACCGGCGCGGCCCGCGTGCCCATCGTGCCGACGGCATGCATCTATGACCTCGGCATCTCGGGCAATACGCGTCGACCGGGCGCCGACGAGGGGTATGCGGCCTGCGAGGCGGCCCGCCCGGGGCCGCACGCGGTGGGCAGCGTCGGCGCCGGCGCCGGCGCCACCTGCGGCAAGCTGCTCGCCCAGGCGGGCTGGTGCAAGGGCGGCCTGGGCGCCGGCGCCCGGCGGCTGCACGACGGCGCGACGGTGGCCGCCCTGGTCGTGGTCAACGCCTGGGGCGACGTGCTCGACGAGCGCGGCGAGGTGCTGGCCGGGGCCTGGCAGGACGGCCGCGGCTTCGTGCGCGCCGCCGACCGGGTGATCGACTCGCCGCCCGTCCATCCGCGCCTCGCCGCGGGCGCCAACACCACGCTGGCGTGCGTGGTCACCGACGCGCGGCTCACCCGCGCCGAGGCCACGGGCGTCGTGCGCATGGCGCACACCGGCATGGCGCGGGCGGTGTCGCCGGCCCACACGGTGCTCGACGGCGACGTGGCGTTCTGCCTCGCCACCGGCGCGCGCGCGGCGAGCGCGTTCGCCTGCGGCGTCGCCGCCGCCGAGGCGGTGGCCGACGCGATCCGCGACGCCGTGCGCAGCGCGACGTCGCTGCGCGGCGTGCCGACCGGCGCCGACCGCCGGGCGGCCGGGCTGGGGTAG
- the mutM gene encoding bifunctional DNA-formamidopyrimidine glycosylase/DNA-(apurinic or apyrimidinic site) lyase yields MPELPEVETIRAQLADRVPGRVIERVEVHDAKLVEPAPPEAFADAVAGRRIGSVGRRGKYLLLELGGDETLAIHLRMTGRLHWRAPGDEGDERFLRARFHLDDGSTITFGDMRRFGRAWLVDGPPAKREAYWRARVGIEPLSPRFTARVLAELLAGRRGPIKPTLLNQALVAGLGNMYVDEALFQARVHPLRPAGDLDEAETRRLHRAIRDRLAVAVAAGGASIDSYRDGLGEKGSMQDLLRVHLHRGEPCPRCGTTIVKTKVAQRGTYWCPRCQPEPSPW; encoded by the coding sequence GTGCCTGAGCTCCCCGAGGTCGAGACCATCCGCGCCCAGCTCGCCGACCGGGTGCCCGGGCGGGTCATCGAGCGGGTCGAGGTGCACGACGCCAAGCTCGTCGAGCCCGCCCCGCCCGAGGCGTTCGCCGACGCCGTCGCCGGCCGGCGCATCGGGTCGGTCGGCCGGCGCGGCAAGTACCTGCTCCTGGAGCTCGGCGGCGACGAGACGCTCGCGATCCACCTGCGCATGACCGGCCGGCTGCACTGGCGCGCGCCCGGCGACGAGGGCGACGAGCGCTTCCTGCGCGCCCGCTTCCACCTCGACGACGGCAGCACGATCACCTTCGGCGACATGCGCCGCTTCGGCCGCGCGTGGCTGGTCGACGGCCCGCCGGCCAAGCGCGAGGCCTACTGGCGCGCGCGCGTCGGCATCGAGCCGCTGTCGCCCCGCTTCACCGCGCGCGTGCTCGCGGAGCTGCTGGCGGGCCGGCGGGGGCCGATCAAGCCGACGCTCCTCAACCAGGCGCTCGTCGCGGGGCTCGGCAACATGTACGTCGACGAGGCCCTGTTCCAGGCGCGCGTCCATCCGCTGCGGCCCGCCGGCGACCTCGACGAGGCCGAGACGCGGCGCCTGCACCGCGCGATCCGCGACCGACTGGCGGTGGCCGTCGCCGCGGGCGGCGCCTCCATCGACTCCTACCGCGACGGCCTGGGCGAGAAGGGCTCGATGCAGGACCTCCTGCGGGTGCACCTGCACCGCGGCGAGCCCTGCCCGCGCTGCGGCACCACCATCGTCAAGACGAAGGTCGCCCAGCGCGGCACGTACTGGTGCCCGCGCTGCCAGCCGGAGCCGTCGCCGTGGTGA
- a CDS encoding PDZ domain-containing protein, producing MLRTSTAAALLVAGALGAGTALAQAPAPPATPAPTPATPAPDAAPAIASLRVPKVVTAQQGHARLLVGVRLATPARLSIQISAVKGDRVVRTIADTEDRRAGRSYLRIDAIDQQGYQLLRGAYRVRVQASDEQGRLSRALQATVRLRLTAPRGQFDAYTIPLWRAFRRQAGTTADGQLVAVVAPKGAVAAAGIRRGDVVTSLNGAPVGSPGAWSAALRALPAGKEVAVAFVRGGAERTATLTPKPDWEQAPDYARALTVAVRREPRTVAYAVARARQMVEAGKHAPAARLVAAWPRSWRTSAPGQLVQGEIEAARERWKQALGAYNRARKKDPRLAAAEFGRGVALSSLKKDRPSRIAFAAAGRLDPADAAAAGFEAYALLREDRVPDAVAAASRAVRLDNRYADAFLPLGMALLADGQKAQGVRMLRRGLLLLEDAERAARLTTEHLDPTDP from the coding sequence GTGCTCAGGACCTCCACCGCGGCCGCCCTGCTGGTGGCCGGGGCCCTCGGGGCCGGGACCGCGCTCGCCCAGGCGCCGGCGCCGCCCGCCACCCCCGCGCCGACGCCCGCGACGCCCGCGCCCGACGCCGCCCCCGCCATCGCCTCGCTGCGGGTACCGAAGGTCGTGACGGCCCAGCAGGGGCACGCGCGGCTGCTGGTCGGCGTGCGGCTGGCCACCCCGGCGCGGCTGTCGATCCAGATCTCCGCCGTGAAGGGCGACCGGGTCGTGCGCACGATCGCCGACACGGAGGACCGCAGGGCGGGGCGCTCCTACCTGCGCATCGACGCCATCGACCAGCAGGGCTATCAGCTGCTCCGGGGGGCCTACCGCGTGCGGGTGCAGGCGAGCGACGAGCAGGGGCGCCTGTCGCGCGCCCTGCAGGCGACCGTCCGGCTGCGGCTCACCGCGCCGCGCGGCCAGTTCGACGCCTACACGATCCCGCTGTGGCGGGCGTTCCGCCGCCAGGCCGGCACGACCGCCGACGGCCAGCTCGTGGCCGTCGTGGCCCCGAAGGGCGCCGTGGCCGCGGCCGGCATCCGGCGCGGCGACGTCGTGACCTCGCTGAACGGCGCGCCGGTCGGCTCGCCGGGCGCGTGGTCGGCGGCCCTGCGGGCGCTTCCCGCCGGGAAGGAGGTCGCCGTTGCGTTCGTGCGCGGCGGCGCCGAGCGCACGGCCACCCTGACGCCCAAGCCCGACTGGGAGCAGGCCCCCGACTACGCGCGTGCGCTGACGGTGGCCGTGCGGCGCGAGCCGCGCACCGTCGCCTACGCGGTCGCGCGTGCCCGCCAGATGGTCGAGGCGGGGAAGCACGCGCCGGCCGCCCGGCTGGTGGCCGCCTGGCCCCGCAGCTGGCGCACCAGCGCCCCCGGCCAGCTCGTGCAGGGCGAGATCGAGGCCGCCCGCGAGCGCTGGAAGCAGGCGCTCGGGGCCTACAACCGCGCGCGCAAGAAGGACCCGCGACTGGCCGCCGCCGAGTTCGGGCGCGGCGTGGCCCTCTCGTCGCTGAAGAAGGACCGGCCGTCGCGTATCGCGTTCGCCGCCGCCGGGCGCCTCGACCCGGCCGACGCCGCGGCGGCGGGCTTCGAGGCCTACGCACTGCTGCGCGAGGACCGCGTCCCCGACGCCGTGGCCGCCGCCTCGCGGGCCGTCCGCCTCGACAACCGCTACGCCGACGCGTTCCTGCCGCTGGGGATGGCGCTGCTGGCCGACGGCCAGAAGGCGCAGGGCGTCAGGATGCTGCGCCGGGGCCTGCTGCTGCTGGAGGACGCCGAGCGGGCGGCCCGCCTCACCACCGAGCACCTGGACCCGACCGACCCGTAG
- a CDS encoding DUF429 domain-containing protein produces the protein MGDVAGLHLLQGVELVGSPRRSALATLDAEGRLTGLELLQHDAEIVRAVDAAAPAVLVVDAPLAVPGERGRRDAEAVLAWCDVPAFPVSRRRLAQVHGGMRGPALAPDLRRPGRRVVETLPDAVLRQLAWEREHPPGAAPIPLADYRAAWLGVRPPAYRPKGVGRARRAGMPAAHALIAGAVDLGGWTPGAAGDDWEAIADAARLDALLCAYAALRLLRGAAVVVGTPERGEVALPADANLAARLAATLARLRAEGAVAI, from the coding sequence ATGGGCGACGTGGCCGGCCTGCACCTGCTCCAGGGCGTCGAGCTGGTGGGCTCGCCGCGGCGCTCCGCGCTCGCCACGCTCGACGCCGAGGGGCGCCTGACGGGCCTCGAGCTGCTGCAGCACGACGCGGAGATCGTGCGCGCCGTCGACGCCGCGGCGCCCGCCGTGCTGGTGGTCGACGCCCCGCTCGCGGTGCCCGGGGAGCGGGGTCGTCGCGACGCGGAGGCGGTGCTCGCCTGGTGCGACGTCCCGGCCTTCCCGGTCTCGCGGCGGCGCCTGGCGCAGGTGCACGGCGGTATGCGGGGGCCGGCGCTCGCGCCGGACCTGCGGCGGCCCGGCAGGCGCGTGGTGGAGACCCTGCCCGACGCGGTGCTGCGCCAGCTCGCATGGGAGCGCGAGCACCCGCCCGGCGCGGCGCCCATCCCCCTCGCCGACTACCGGGCCGCCTGGCTCGGCGTGCGCCCGCCCGCCTACCGCCCGAAGGGCGTCGGCCGGGCACGGCGCGCCGGGATGCCGGCCGCCCACGCGCTGATCGCCGGCGCCGTGGACCTGGGCGGGTGGACGCCGGGGGCCGCGGGCGACGACTGGGAGGCGATCGCGGACGCGGCGCGCCTGGACGCCCTCCTGTGCGCGTACGCCGCCCTGCGCCTGCTGCGCGGGGCGGCCGTGGTGGTCGGCACGCCCGAGCGGGGCGAGGTCGCCCTGCCCGCCGACGCGAACCTGGCGGCGCGCCTGGCGGCCACCCTGGCGCGCCTTCGCGCCGAGGGCGCGGTCGCCATCTGA
- a CDS encoding dodecin family protein — protein sequence MGNSVYKVIEIVGTSESSWEDATAAAVKTASKTLRDLRVAEVVKQDVTINEDGSVDQYRTRLSVSFKYQED from the coding sequence GTGGGGAACAGCGTCTACAAGGTCATCGAGATCGTGGGGACCAGCGAGTCGTCGTGGGAGGACGCCACCGCGGCGGCCGTGAAGACCGCGTCCAAGACCCTCCGCGACCTGCGCGTCGCCGAGGTCGTCAAGCAGGACGTCACGATCAACGAGGACGGCAGCGTGGACCAGTACCGCACCCGCCTGTCGGTGTCGTTCAAGTACCAGGAGGACTAG
- a CDS encoding phosphopentomutase, with translation MRAFVVVIDGLGVGGAPDAAAFGDAGADTLGHAAAAVGGIRLPVLEALGLGNAAVAAGLRPCPRPGAVAGRLTERSAATDSATGHRELMGLVTTAPPPTYPDGFPDDVMAAVDAAMGGRGWLCNAPASGTEVVARLGPEHLRTGAPIVYTSADSVLQIAAHDEVLTPAELYAACERVRAVMTGEHAVERVIARPFTGAPGAFRRTAGRRDFALPPAGPTALDALAAAGVPVVGVGKVGQLVAGRGLSEDHPTGSDAEGVRLVAGLMGSLERGLVFANLLELDTGFGHRRDAVGYARALERLDGLLGRLVEAARPGDLLIVTADHGNDPAHAGTDHTREQVPLLARVAGAGHPHAPHRGGFGDVGATVLARFGVRAPAGLAGRPVPLPSPPGT, from the coding sequence GTGAGGGCGTTCGTGGTGGTCATCGACGGCCTGGGCGTGGGCGGGGCGCCGGACGCGGCGGCGTTCGGCGACGCCGGCGCCGACACGCTGGGCCACGCCGCCGCCGCGGTGGGCGGCATCCGCCTGCCGGTGCTGGAGGCGCTCGGCCTCGGCAACGCGGCCGTCGCCGCCGGCCTGCGCCCGTGTCCGCGCCCCGGCGCGGTGGCGGGTCGCCTCACCGAGCGCTCCGCGGCGACCGACAGCGCCACCGGCCACCGCGAGCTGATGGGGCTGGTCACCACCGCGCCGCCCCCGACCTACCCGGACGGCTTCCCGGACGACGTGATGGCCGCCGTCGACGCGGCCATGGGCGGGCGCGGCTGGCTCTGCAACGCGCCGGCGTCGGGCACGGAGGTCGTCGCGCGGCTGGGGCCGGAGCACCTGCGCACGGGCGCGCCGATCGTCTACACCTCGGCCGACTCGGTGCTCCAGATCGCCGCCCACGACGAGGTGCTGACGCCCGCGGAGCTGTACGCCGCCTGCGAGCGGGTGCGCGCCGTCATGACCGGCGAGCACGCCGTGGAGCGCGTCATCGCCCGGCCCTTCACCGGGGCGCCCGGCGCGTTCCGGCGCACGGCGGGGCGCCGCGACTTCGCCCTCCCGCCGGCGGGCCCCACGGCGCTCGACGCACTGGCGGCGGCCGGCGTGCCGGTCGTGGGCGTGGGCAAGGTCGGCCAGCTGGTGGCGGGCCGCGGGCTGTCGGAGGACCACCCCACCGGGAGCGACGCCGAGGGCGTCCGCCTGGTCGCCGGGCTGATGGGCTCCCTGGAGCGGGGGCTCGTGTTCGCGAACCTGCTCGAGCTCGACACGGGCTTCGGCCACCGACGCGACGCCGTCGGCTACGCGCGCGCCCTCGAGCGGCTCGACGGCCTGCTTGGGCGGCTGGTCGAGGCGGCGCGGCCCGGCGACCTGCTGATCGTGACCGCCGACCACGGCAACGACCCGGCCCACGCGGGCACCGACCACACCCGCGAGCAGGTGCCGTTGCTGGCCCGCGTCGCCGGCGCCGGCCACCCGCACGCGCCGCACCGGGGCGGCTTCGGCGACGTCGGCGCCACGGTGCTCGCCCGGTTCGGCGTCCGGGCGCCCGCCGGCCTGGCCGGGCGCCCGGTGCCGCTGCCTAGTCCTCCTGGTACTTGA
- a CDS encoding DUF3891 family protein: MIVSRRPEGLVLVRQVDHQEQCGLMARAWGGGGFALPEGAEALVTAARLHDEGWREWEAAPRARDGRPVDFTEIDRTEHVALYRRGIDAVRRRDPLAGLLVSLHGQGLYEARRGLDPGEPTPRAERPPHVRAFLDEQDRVQDELRAAMGDRAPSPEWEWAAYRLLQAWDALSLYLTWRALPAGRAGDLPRVPRAVGDPGVDLELRPDGPDGCTIRPWPFGSDRVALPVAARAIPDRRYTDDDDLRTAFAAAAPFTLELSARPA; this comes from the coding sequence GTGATCGTCTCGCGCCGCCCGGAGGGGCTCGTGCTGGTGCGCCAGGTGGACCACCAGGAGCAGTGCGGCCTCATGGCCCGCGCCTGGGGCGGCGGCGGCTTCGCCCTGCCCGAGGGGGCGGAGGCGCTCGTGACGGCCGCGCGCCTGCACGACGAGGGCTGGCGCGAGTGGGAGGCCGCGCCGCGCGCCCGCGACGGCCGCCCGGTCGACTTCACGGAGATCGACCGCACGGAGCACGTCGCCCTCTACCGTCGCGGCATCGACGCCGTGCGCAGGCGCGACCCGCTCGCGGGGCTGCTCGTGAGCCTGCACGGCCAGGGGCTCTACGAGGCGCGGCGGGGCCTCGACCCCGGCGAGCCCACGCCGCGCGCCGAGCGGCCGCCCCACGTGCGCGCGTTCCTCGACGAGCAGGACCGTGTGCAGGACGAGCTGCGCGCGGCGATGGGCGACCGCGCGCCCTCGCCCGAGTGGGAGTGGGCCGCCTACCGGCTCCTGCAGGCGTGGGACGCGCTCAGCCTCTACCTCACCTGGCGGGCGCTGCCCGCCGGCCGGGCGGGGGACCTGCCGCGGGTGCCCCGCGCGGTCGGCGACCCGGGCGTCGACCTCGAGCTGCGGCCCGACGGCCCGGACGGGTGCACCATCCGGCCCTGGCCGTTCGGGAGCGACCGCGTGGCCCTGCCGGTGGCCGCGCGGGCGATCCCCGACCGACGCTACACCGACGACGACGACCTGCGGACCGCGTTCGCCGCGGCCGCGCCGTTCACCCTCGAGCTGAGTGCCAGGCCGGCGTGA